A genomic region of Phoenix dactylifera cultivar Barhee BC4 unplaced genomic scaffold, palm_55x_up_171113_PBpolish2nd_filt_p 000671F, whole genome shotgun sequence contains the following coding sequences:
- the LOC120106871 gene encoding uncharacterized protein LOC120106871 has protein sequence MEKAFAVLRCRDDEKLLFASYMLQGEAFNWWQMLEHKFEHDGEPLTWDKFRKAFYDKYFPRSVRTQKEQEFIHLKQRGMTVAEYEAKFTELAKFIPKLVEDEQDRVHKFEMGLKTEIRKQVVPYELTTYAAVVNKALIIEREVNEAFAERERNQKKRNRPAEFKGGNKNFKNPAQKPNKDRNPKNENGKCSRCGGNHEFANYPWVTGSCFHCGQKGHKIADCPQRNEIKSTWAMEGSQRPKTQGRVFALTQQDAQASNAVVTGTIPVFDIYAYVLFDPGATHSFISSSFIKTHNILCESMTTKFYVETPVGGMLSTDVICKACKIEIIDRKLPVDLIVLDMRDFDVILGMNWLATYHASVDCHGKRVNFQILGEPAFSFCGNQGTAFPHIISALQAGRMLRKGCTGYLASVIDIQQDELKIEDISIVNEFSDVFSEELSGLPPDREIEFTIDLVPGSGSISKAPYRMAPAELK, from the coding sequence ATGGAAAAAGCATTTGCTGTCTTAAGATGCCGGGACGATGAAAAACTTTTGTTTGCATCATACatgttgcaaggagaagcaTTTAATTGGTGGCAGATGTTGGAGCATAAATTTGAGCATGATGGGGAACCTCTCACTTGGGATAAATTTCGAAAAGCATTCTATGATAAATATTTTCCTCGGAGTGTAAGGACACAGAAGGAACAAGAATTTATCCATTTGAAGCAAAGGGGCATGACAGTGGCCGAATATGAAGCCAAATTCACAGAACTAGCCAAATTTATTCCGAAATTGGTAGAGGATGAGCAAGACAGAGTGCACAAGTTTGAGATGGGATTGAAGACTGAAATTAGGAAGCAAGTGGTACCCTATGAGTTGACTACCTATGCAGCTGTGGTGAATAAAGCTTTAATCATTGAAAGGGAAGTCAACGAAGCTTTTGCTGAAAGAGaaagaaaccaaaagaaaagaaacagaccTGCTGAATTTAAAGGGGGAAACAAGAATTTCAAGAATCCAGCTCAGAAGCCAAATAAAGATAGAAATCCCAAAAATGAGAATGGAAAGTGTTCAAGATGTGGCGGTAAtcatgaatttgcaaattatccCTGGGTTACAGGTTCTTGTTTTCATTGCGGACAGAAAGGTCATAAAATTGCAGATTGCCCACAAAGAAACGAGATTAAATCTACGTGGGCAATGGAAGGAAGCCAGAGGCCAAAGactcaaggaagggtgttcgcACTTACACAGCAGGATGCACAAGCTTCTAATGCAGTGGTGACAGGTACTATTCCCGTATTCGATATTTATGCTTATGTCTTATTTGATCCGGGTGCCACACATTCATTCATATCCTCAAGCTTTATcaaaacacataatatattgtgTGAATCTATGACCACTAAGTTCTATGTGGAGACGCCAGTAGGTGGTATGTTGAGCACTGATGTTATATGCAAGGCATGCAAAATTGAAATAATAGATAGAAAATTACCTGTGGATCTAATTGTACTTGATATGCGGGATTTTGATGTCATTCTGGGGATGAATTGGCTTGCTACCTATCATGCCTCAGTGGACTGTCATGGCAAGAGGGTAAATTTTCAAATTCTGGGGGAACCGGCATTCAGTTTCTGTGGGAACCAGGGAACTGCTTTTCCTCATATTATCTCGGCTTTGCAAGCTGGACGAATGTTAAGGAAAGGATGCACAGGTTATCTGGCCTCAGTAATTGATATACAACAAGATGAACTAAAGATAGAGGATATTTCTATAGTGAATGAATTTTCGGACGTCTTTTCCGAGGAGTTATCAGGattgccaccggacagagaaattgAATTCACTATTGATCTTGTACCTGGTTCAGGTTCGATTTCTAAAGCTCCTTATCGAATGGCCCCAGctgaattaaaataa